TCGCGTCCGACCTGATCAGCCAGGCCGAGCACGACCCGCTCGCGGCCGCCGTCCTCGTCACGGACTCCGTGGCGCTCGCGGACGCCGTCGAGAAGGAACTGGCACCGCAGGTCGCCGCCACCAAGCACGTCGAGGACCGCATCGTGCCCGCGCTGAGCGGCCGCCAGTCCGCGATCGTCCTGGTCGACGGGCTGGAGGAGGGCCTCCAGGTCGTCGACGCGTACGGCGCGGAGCACCTGGAGATCCAGACCGGTGACGCGGCCGCCGTCGCGGGGCGCGTCAAGAACGCCGGTGCGATCTTCGTCGGCCCGTGGGCGCCCGTCTCCCTCGGCGACTACTGCGCGGGCTCCAACCACGTCCTGCCGACCGGCGGCTGCGCCTGCCACTCCTCGGGGCTCAGCGTCCAGTCGTTCCTGCGCGGCATCCACATCGTGGACTACTCCCGCGAGGCCCTCGCCGACGTCGCGCACCACGTCGTGACGCTTGCCGAGGCGGAGGACCTGCCCGCACACGGGGCGGCGGTCAAGGCCCGGTTCGGGTGGGAGGTGCCGGGCCAGTGAGCGACGTACGCATCGACGACCTGCCCGTCCGCGACGAGCTGCGCGGCAAGTCCCCCTACGGCGCACCCCAGCTCGACGTGCCCGTGCGCCTCAACACCAACGAGAACCCCTACCCGCTGCCCGAACCCCTCGTCGAGCGCATCGCCGAGCGGGTCCGCGAGGCCGCCCGCGACCTCAACCGCTACCCCGACCGGGACGCCGTCGAGTTGCGCACCGAGCTCGCCCGCTACCTCACCCGCACCGGCGGGCACGAGGTGACGCGCGCCCACGTGTGGGCGGCCAACGGCTCCAACGAGGTCATCCAGCAGCTGCTCCAGACCTTCGGCGGGCCGGGCCGCACGGCCATCGGCTTCGAGCCCTCGTACTCGATGCACGGCCTCATCGCCCGCGGCACCGGCACCGGCTGGATCCCGGGACCGCGCCACGACGACTTCACCATCGACGTCGACGCGGCCAGGCGGGCCATCGCCGAGCACCGCCCGGACGTCGTCTTCATCACCACGCCCAACAACCCCACGGGCAACGCCGTCCCGGCCGACGCCGTCCTCGCCCTGTACGAGGCGGCGCAGGCCGCGAAGCCGTCCCTCGTCGTGATCGACGAGGCGTACGTGGAGTTCAGCCACGGCGACTCGCTGCTCCCGCTGATCGAGGGGCGGCCGAACCTCGTCGTCTCCCGCACCATGTCGAAGGC
The window above is part of the Streptomyces venezuelae genome. Proteins encoded here:
- a CDS encoding histidinol-phosphate transaminase, which codes for MSDVRIDDLPVRDELRGKSPYGAPQLDVPVRLNTNENPYPLPEPLVERIAERVREAARDLNRYPDRDAVELRTELARYLTRTGGHEVTRAHVWAANGSNEVIQQLLQTFGGPGRTAIGFEPSYSMHGLIARGTGTGWIPGPRHDDFTIDVDAARRAIAEHRPDVVFITTPNNPTGNAVPADAVLALYEAAQAAKPSLVVIDEAYVEFSHGDSLLPLIEGRPNLVVSRTMSKAFGAAGLRLGYLAADPAVVDAVQLVRLPYHLSAVTQATALAALEHTDTLLKYVEQLKGERDRIVTELRAMGYEVTDSDANFVQFGRFPDSHEVWRRILDRGVLVRDNGVPGWLRVSTGTPDENDAFLDAVRELKKEQSA